One region of Streptomyces subrutilus genomic DNA includes:
- a CDS encoding magnesium and cobalt transport protein CorA, which produces MPERPDRRPSPQPAAKRAGWRRPASPPATPPAAPPASARPAAPAATPPNHRSVIDSAVYRDGRRVASPATLADTFRQLREEPDGMAWIGLHRPTKPELHSLAAEFNLHELAVEDALEAHQRPKLERYGDTLFVVLRAARYLDAQEEVEFGELHIFVGPDFLITVRHGGAPDLSTVRHRMEQTPELLSLGPEAALYAILDAVVDGYAPVVEGVQTDIDEIETEVFRGDPAVSRRIYELSREMVEFQRATRPLVGMLHGLMAGFAKYGTDEELQRYLRDVADHVTHTSERVDGFRQALTEILTVNATLVSQQQNAEMRALAEAGFEQNEEIKKISSWAAILFAPTLVGTIYGMNFEDMPELKWAGGYPFAILLMAVVCVSLYVIFKKRDWL; this is translated from the coding sequence ATGCCGGAGCGCCCAGACCGCCGCCCCTCGCCCCAGCCCGCCGCGAAGCGCGCGGGGTGGCGTCGCCCCGCTTCCCCGCCCGCCACTCCCCCGGCGGCGCCGCCGGCCTCCGCGCGGCCGGCGGCGCCGGCCGCCACGCCCCCGAACCACCGCAGCGTGATCGACTCGGCCGTCTACCGCGACGGCCGCCGCGTCGCCTCGCCCGCCACCCTCGCGGACACCTTCCGACAGCTGCGCGAAGAGCCCGACGGGATGGCCTGGATCGGCCTGCACCGCCCGACCAAGCCCGAACTCCACTCCCTGGCCGCCGAGTTCAACCTCCACGAACTGGCGGTGGAAGACGCCCTGGAAGCCCACCAACGCCCCAAGCTGGAGCGCTACGGCGACACCCTCTTCGTGGTCCTGCGCGCGGCCCGCTACCTGGACGCCCAGGAGGAGGTGGAGTTCGGCGAACTCCACATCTTCGTGGGCCCGGACTTCCTGATCACGGTCCGGCACGGCGGCGCCCCGGACCTCTCCACGGTCCGCCACCGCATGGAGCAGACCCCCGAACTCCTCTCCCTGGGCCCCGAGGCCGCCCTGTACGCCATCCTCGACGCGGTCGTCGACGGCTACGCCCCGGTCGTCGAGGGCGTCCAGACGGACATCGACGAGATCGAGACGGAGGTCTTCCGCGGCGACCCGGCGGTCTCCCGCCGCATCTACGAACTCTCCCGCGAAATGGTCGAGTTCCAGCGCGCCACCCGCCCCCTGGTCGGCATGCTCCACGGCCTGATGGCGGGCTTCGCGAAGTACGGCACGGACGAGGAACTCCAGCGCTACCTCCGCGACGTGGCCGACCACGTCACGCACACCAGCGAACGCGTGGACGGCTTCCGCCAGGCCCTCACGGAAATCCTGACGGTCAACGCCACCCTGGTCTCCCAACAACAGAACGCGGAAATGCGCGCCTTGGCCGAGGCGGGCTTCGAACAGAACGAGGAGATCAAGAAGATCTCCTCGTGGGCGGCCATCCTCTTCGCCCCGACCCTCGTCGGCACGATCTACGGCATGAACTTCGAGGACATGCCGGAGCTGAAGTGGGCAGGCGGCTACCCCTTCGCCATCCTGCTGATGGCAGTGGTCTGCGTGAGCCTGTACGTCATCTTCAAGAAGCGCGACTGGCTGTAG
- a CDS encoding winged helix DNA-binding domain-containing protein: MASRTPHPVLDDRALNRATLARQLLLSRAEMSARDAVEHLLGLQAQNVKPPYFQLHARLAGFRPAELAGLMESRQVVRMVTMRSTIHTHTAADALTLRPLVQPARDREVTYFRKGLAGVDLDRLAELARAFVETEPRTMAELREELLGEWPEADPQSLSVAARCRLPLVQVTPRGVWGRSGQVRLTTVENWLGRPAGTAQPLDEVVLRYLAAFGPASVKDMQVWAGLTRLREAFERLRPGLAVFRDRNGVELFDLPDAPRPDGDTPAPPRFLPEFDNLLLSHADRTRLVAAEIKGRTWTGNQAHCTLLVDGFLAGLWKQDGNTLTVQLFGKTSAARKEEIAAEGERMLAAMGATGGADATRPTRPTKPAARAEEPGKVSVRFASIHG, encoded by the coding sequence ATGGCCTCCAGGACACCGCACCCCGTGCTCGACGACCGCGCCCTCAACCGTGCCACGCTCGCCCGCCAGCTCCTGCTGAGCCGCGCCGAGATGTCCGCGCGGGACGCCGTCGAACACCTCCTCGGGCTGCAGGCGCAGAACGTGAAGCCGCCCTACTTCCAGCTCCACGCCCGCCTCGCCGGCTTCCGGCCCGCCGAGCTGGCCGGGCTGATGGAATCCCGGCAGGTCGTCCGGATGGTCACCATGCGGTCGACGATCCACACGCACACCGCCGCCGACGCCCTGACCCTGCGGCCCCTGGTCCAGCCCGCCCGCGACCGCGAGGTGACCTACTTCCGCAAGGGGCTCGCCGGGGTGGACCTGGACCGGCTCGCCGAGCTCGCCCGCGCCTTCGTCGAGACCGAACCGCGCACCATGGCGGAGCTCCGCGAGGAGCTCCTCGGAGAATGGCCCGAAGCCGACCCGCAGTCCCTGTCCGTCGCCGCCCGCTGCCGGCTCCCGCTGGTCCAGGTCACTCCCCGCGGGGTGTGGGGGCGCAGCGGCCAGGTCCGGCTCACCACCGTGGAGAACTGGCTCGGGCGGCCCGCCGGCACCGCGCAGCCCCTCGACGAGGTCGTGCTGCGCTACCTCGCCGCCTTCGGCCCCGCCTCTGTGAAGGACATGCAGGTGTGGGCCGGCCTGACCCGGCTGCGCGAGGCCTTCGAACGGCTGCGCCCCGGCCTCGCCGTCTTCCGGGACCGGAACGGCGTGGAGCTCTTCGACCTGCCCGACGCCCCCCGGCCGGACGGGGACACCCCCGCCCCGCCCCGGTTCCTCCCCGAATTCGACAACCTGCTTCTCTCACACGCCGACCGCACCCGCCTGGTCGCCGCCGAGATCAAGGGCCGCACCTGGACGGGCAACCAGGCCCACTGCACCCTGCTCGTCGACGGCTTCCTCGCCGGCCTGTGGAAGCAGGACGGGAACACCCTCACCGTGCAGCTCTTCGGGAAGACCTCCGCGGCCCGGAAAGAGGAGATCGCCGCCGAGGGGGAGCGGATGCTGGCCGCGATGGGCGCCACCGGGGGCGCCGACGCCACCAGGCCGACCAGGCCCACCAAGCCCGCCGCGCGCGCCGAGGAGCCGGGCAAGGTCTCCGTCCGCTTCGCGTCAATCCACGGCTGA
- a CDS encoding AMP-binding protein yields MTSEISPNAEISRNFEISPNTEPGAAARFLAARDFLLERRGDYEGARAGFSWPRPHRFNWALDWFDHIAAGNTADALRIVEEDGSSHALSFQELSARSDAAAAWLREQGVAAGDRVLVMLGNQRELWEVMLGAMKLRAVVIPATPLLGPADLRDRIERGHVRHVIARAADTAKFDDVPGTYTRIAAGPEVPAGWRRLAGMDEAPYTTRGAFTPDGETLATDPLMLYFTSGTTARPKLVEHTHASYPIGHLSTMYWLGLRPGDVHLNIASPGWAKHAWSNLFAPWNAGATVFVHNYTRFDAERLMDEMDQHGVTTFCAPPTVWRMLIQSDLTRLAKPPREAVAAGEPLNPEVIEKVRLAWGVTIRDGFGQTETTLQVGNFPGVPVKPGSMGRPAPGYEIVLLDPVTGKESPDEGELCVDLRVKPAGVTTGYRDDPERTAEAMADGLYRTGDIASRDADGYLTYIGRSDDVFKASDYKISPFELESALLEHEAVAEAAVVPAPDALRLAVPKAYVTLAAGWEPGPETARALFEHSRAVLSPYKRIRRIEFGELPKTVSGKIRRVELRELTAAGAAREYDEADFA; encoded by the coding sequence ATGACGAGCGAGATCAGCCCGAACGCCGAGATCAGTCGTAACTTCGAGATCAGCCCGAACACCGAGCCCGGCGCCGCCGCCCGGTTCCTGGCCGCGCGGGACTTCCTGCTGGAGCGCCGCGGCGACTACGAGGGCGCCCGCGCCGGATTCAGCTGGCCCCGCCCCCACCGGTTCAACTGGGCGCTGGACTGGTTCGACCACATCGCCGCCGGGAACACCGCCGACGCCCTGCGCATCGTCGAGGAGGACGGCAGCAGCCATGCCCTCTCCTTCCAGGAGCTGTCCGCGCGGTCCGACGCGGCCGCCGCCTGGCTGCGCGAGCAGGGCGTCGCGGCCGGCGACCGGGTCCTGGTCATGCTCGGCAACCAGCGCGAGCTGTGGGAGGTCATGCTCGGCGCGATGAAACTGCGCGCCGTCGTCATCCCCGCCACCCCGCTGCTCGGCCCGGCCGACCTGCGCGACCGCATCGAGCGCGGCCACGTACGGCACGTCATCGCGCGGGCCGCGGACACCGCCAAGTTCGACGACGTACCGGGCACCTACACCAGGATCGCCGCCGGACCCGAGGTCCCCGCCGGCTGGCGGCGGCTGGCCGGCATGGACGAAGCCCCGTACACCACCCGGGGTGCCTTCACGCCCGACGGTGAGACCCTCGCCACCGACCCGCTGATGCTGTACTTCACCTCCGGCACCACGGCCCGCCCCAAGCTCGTGGAGCACACGCACGCCTCGTACCCCATCGGGCACCTCTCCACCATGTACTGGCTCGGGCTGCGCCCCGGCGACGTCCACCTCAACATCGCCTCGCCGGGCTGGGCCAAGCACGCCTGGTCCAACCTCTTCGCCCCCTGGAACGCCGGGGCCACCGTCTTCGTCCACAACTACACCCGCTTCGACGCCGAGCGGCTGATGGACGAGATGGACCAGCACGGCGTGACCACCTTCTGCGCCCCGCCCACCGTGTGGCGGATGCTCATCCAGTCCGACCTCACCCGGCTCGCCAAGCCGCCGCGCGAGGCCGTCGCCGCCGGGGAGCCGCTCAACCCGGAGGTCATCGAGAAGGTCCGCCTGGCCTGGGGCGTCACCATCCGGGACGGGTTCGGCCAGACCGAGACCACCCTGCAGGTCGGCAACTTCCCCGGCGTGCCCGTCAAGCCCGGCTCCATGGGCCGTCCCGCGCCCGGCTACGAGATCGTCCTGCTGGACCCCGTCACGGGCAAGGAGTCCCCCGACGAGGGCGAACTCTGCGTGGACCTGCGGGTCAAGCCCGCCGGCGTCACCACCGGCTACCGCGACGACCCCGAGCGCACCGCCGAGGCCATGGCGGACGGGCTCTACCGCACGGGCGACATCGCCTCGCGCGACGCCGACGGCTACCTCACCTACATCGGGCGCTCCGACGACGTGTTCAAGGCCTCGGACTACAAGATCAGTCCGTTCGAGCTGGAGAGCGCCCTGCTGGAGCACGAGGCCGTCGCCGAGGCGGCCGTGGTCCCCGCCCCGGACGCGCTGCGGCTCGCCGTGCCGAAGGCGTACGTCACCCTCGCCGCGGGCTGGGAGCCCGGGCCGGAGACGGCCCGGGCCCTGTTCGAGCACTCCCGCGCGGTGCTGTCCCCGTACAAGCGGATCCGCCGCATCGAGTTCGGCGAGCTCCCCAAGACCGTGTCCGGCAAGATCCGCCGGGTGGAGCTGCGGGAGCTCACCGCGGCCGGCGCGGCGAGGGAGTACGACGAGGCCGATTTCGCCTGA
- a CDS encoding glutathione peroxidase: protein MSLYDIPLTTLSDEPTSLGAHKGKAILLVNTASQCGLTPQYSGLARLQFAYEEKGFTVIGVPCNQFGEQEPGTAEDIQTFCAAGFGVTFPMLEKSEVNGENRHPLYQELVKTPDADGEAGDIQWNFEKFLISPAGEVVARFRPRTEPESPEVVAAIEAHLPA from the coding sequence ATGAGCCTGTACGACATCCCGCTGACCACCCTGTCCGACGAGCCGACCAGCCTCGGGGCCCACAAGGGCAAGGCGATCCTGCTGGTGAACACCGCCTCGCAGTGCGGGCTCACCCCGCAGTACTCGGGTCTCGCCCGGCTGCAGTTCGCGTACGAGGAGAAGGGCTTCACCGTCATCGGCGTGCCCTGCAACCAGTTCGGCGAGCAGGAGCCCGGCACCGCCGAGGACATCCAGACCTTCTGCGCGGCGGGCTTCGGGGTCACCTTCCCGATGCTGGAGAAGTCCGAGGTGAACGGCGAGAACCGGCACCCCCTCTACCAGGAGCTGGTGAAGACCCCGGACGCCGACGGCGAGGCGGGGGACATCCAGTGGAACTTCGAGAAGTTCCTGATCTCCCCCGCCGGCGAGGTCGTGGCGCGCTTCCGCCCGCGCACCGAGCCCGAGTCCCCCGAGGTCGTCGCCGCCATCGAGGCGCACCTGCCCGCCTGA